The following proteins are co-located in the Acidimicrobiia bacterium genome:
- a CDS encoding GNAT family N-acetyltransferase, whose translation MITHTDWTSRGFSLAPVANAVGPFAGPDFLATLWNNTQAEGEQLVIAESTDALTVLTIVNDTLGFVGHRDLVDYRSPLGPGSGDLIGEVVRSLPSGTRIVLDSLPSEAAHPLAAGLRRAGIGVAPTVHDVAAVLALPPTFDEYLTSIGKKDRHELRRKRRRFEMEEGPFSLQRAIADGTIFKRFVEFHRRSEGEKGRFMTPGMEQLFSALLELPGWGVDALLTGTGEVAAAAFGYADEDGYYLYNSAFDPALRQVAPGQVLLGAMIEQAIGSGHRIFDFLKGNEAYKFRLGAVERPLLEIAVVT comes from the coding sequence ATGATCACGCACACGGACTGGACGAGTAGGGGATTCTCACTGGCGCCGGTTGCCAACGCTGTCGGACCGTTCGCCGGGCCCGACTTCCTCGCCACCCTGTGGAACAACACGCAGGCTGAAGGAGAGCAGCTGGTTATCGCCGAGTCCACCGACGCACTGACTGTGCTGACCATCGTGAACGACACCCTCGGATTCGTCGGCCATCGGGATCTTGTCGACTATCGCAGTCCGCTTGGTCCCGGATCCGGCGACCTGATCGGGGAGGTGGTGCGGTCTCTTCCTTCCGGCACCCGGATCGTCCTCGACTCGTTGCCTAGTGAGGCCGCCCATCCGCTGGCGGCCGGCCTCCGCCGGGCGGGCATCGGCGTTGCCCCAACGGTGCACGACGTGGCGGCCGTACTCGCGTTGCCGCCCACCTTTGATGAGTATCTGACCTCGATCGGAAAGAAGGACAGACACGAGTTGCGCAGAAAGCGCCGTCGCTTTGAGATGGAAGAGGGTCCGTTCTCTCTGCAGAGGGCGATCGCTGATGGCACCATCTTCAAGCGATTCGTCGAATTTCATCGTCGTTCTGAAGGCGAGAAAGGCAGATTCATGACGCCCGGTATGGAGCAGCTCTTCTCAGCGTTGCTCGAGTTGCCCGGCTGGGGGGTAGACGCGCTATTGACCGGTACCGGTGAGGTCGCCGCAGCTGCGTTCGGGTATGCAGACGAAGACGGCTACTACCTCTACAACTCTGCGTTCGATCCTGCTCTGCGCCAGGTCGCCCCTGGACAGGTGTTGCTCGGCGCGATGATCGAGCAGGCGATCGGATCAGGGCACAGGATCTTCGACTTCCTGAAAGGCAACGAGGCATACAAGTTCCGGCTCGGCGCAGTCGAGCGGCCGCTCCTTGAAATTGCGGTGGTCACGTGA